Proteins encoded together in one Apteryx mantelli isolate bAptMan1 chromosome 31, bAptMan1.hap1, whole genome shotgun sequence window:
- the CTSK gene encoding cathepsin K: protein MPGLWWPSLLALLVPAAVAQLRPEQALDAQWELWKKSYRKQYNGETDELLRRLIWEKNLRYINTHNLEHSLGTHTFELAMNHLGDMTSEEVVRTMTGLKAPRGHPRRNETLYVADEAERAPAAVDWRKKGYVTPVKNQGQCGSCWAFSSVGALEGQLKRKTGKLLSLSPQNLVDCVTNNDGCGGGYMTNAFEYVRQNRGIDSEDAYPYIGQDESCMYSPTGKAAKCRGYREIPEGNEKALKRAVARIGPVSVGIDASLPSFQFYSRGVYYDESCNAQNINHAVLAVGYGAQKGTKHWIIKNSWGEEWGNKGYVLLARNMNNACGVANLASFPKM, encoded by the exons ATGCCCGG GCTGTGGTGGCCCAGtctgctggccctgctggtcCCCGCGGCGGTGGCCCAGCTACGCCCCGAGCAGGCGCTGGACGCCCAGTGGGAGCTGTGGAAGAAAAGCTACCGGAAGCAGTACAACGGCGAG ACGGACGAGCTGTTGCGGCGGCTGATCTGGGAGAAGAACCTCCGGTACATCAACACGCACAACCTGGAGCACTCGCTGGGCACCCACACCTTCGAGCTGGCCATGAACCACCTGGGCGACATG ACCAGCGAGGAGGTGGTGAGGACCATGACGGGTCTCAAGGCGCCCCGGGGCCACCCGCGCCGCAACGAGACCCTCTACGTCGCCGACGAGGCCGAGCGGGCGCCGGCCGCCGTGGACTGGAGGAAGAAGGGTTACGTGACGCCCGTGAAGAACCAG GGCCAGTGCGGGTCGTGCTGGGCCTTCAGCTCGGTGGGCGCCCTGGAGGGGCAGCTGAAGAGGAAGACGGGCAAGCTGCTCTCGCTGAGCCCCCAAAACCTGGTGGACTGCGTGACCAACAACgacggctgcggcggcggctacATGACCAACGCCTTCGAGTACGTCCGGCAGAACCGCGGCATCGACTCCGAGGACGCCTACCCCTACATCGGccag GATGAGAGCTGCATGTACAGCCCCACCGGGAAGGCGGCCAAGTGCCGAGGCTACCGGGAGATCCCCGAAGGGAACGAGAAGGCTTTGAAGAGGGCCGTGGCCAGGATCGGCCCCGTCTCCGTGGGCATCGACGCCAGCCTGCCCTCCTTCCAGTTCTACAGCCGGG GTGTCTACTACGACGAGAGCTGCAACGCCCAGAACATCAACCACGCGGTGCTGGCAGTGGGCTACGGCGCGCAGAAGGGCACCAAGCACTGGATCATCAAGAACAG ctggggcgaagAGTGGGGCAACAAGGGCTACGTGCTGCTGGCGCGCAACATGAACAACGCCTGCGGCGTCGCCAACCTCGCCAGCTTCCCCAAGATGTGA